One window of Chamaesiphon minutus PCC 6605 genomic DNA carries:
- the chlP gene encoding geranylgeranyl reductase — protein MVLRVAVVGSGPAGSCAAEVLAKAGIETYLFERKLDNAKPCGGAIPLCMVSEFDLPPEIIDRQVRQMKMISPSNIEVDIGQTLKAGEYIGMCRREVLDGFLRDRAAKLGAKLINGTVHKLEMPGLNTTDPYVIHYADHSNGSLEGEAKTLKVDLVIGADGANSRVAKAMDAGDYNYAIAFQERIRLPEDKMAYYHSLAEMYVGDDVSTDFYAWVFPKYDHVAVGTGTMKVHKASIKQLQAGIRKRAAKKLEGGTIIKVEAHPIPEHPRPRRVVGRCTLVGDAAGYVTKSSGEGIYFAAKSGRMCAEVIVERSERGAKIPTEADLKAYIKQWDKAYGLTYTVLDILQRVFYRSDATREAFVEMCSDLDVQKLTFDSYLYKTVVPANPITQMKITAKTIGSLLRGNALAP, from the coding sequence GTGGTACTACGGGTTGCTGTTGTCGGTTCTGGGCCAGCGGGTTCTTGCGCCGCTGAAGTGTTAGCTAAAGCTGGAATTGAAACTTATTTATTTGAACGCAAATTAGATAACGCCAAGCCTTGTGGTGGAGCGATACCTCTATGCATGGTGAGTGAATTTGACTTACCACCAGAGATTATCGATCGCCAAGTGCGGCAGATGAAGATGATTTCGCCTTCCAATATCGAAGTGGATATCGGTCAAACGCTCAAGGCGGGTGAATATATCGGCATGTGTCGGCGGGAAGTATTAGACGGATTTTTACGCGATCGGGCGGCAAAATTGGGTGCCAAGCTGATTAACGGTACCGTCCATAAGTTGGAAATGCCAGGGCTGAACACGACCGATCCCTACGTCATCCACTATGCGGATCATTCCAATGGTAGCCTCGAAGGTGAAGCCAAAACTCTCAAAGTCGATCTCGTCATCGGTGCCGATGGAGCCAACTCTCGCGTTGCTAAAGCCATGGATGCAGGCGATTACAACTACGCGATCGCTTTCCAAGAGCGGATCAGACTGCCTGAAGACAAGATGGCTTACTACCACAGCCTAGCTGAGATGTATGTCGGCGATGATGTCTCTACAGACTTCTACGCTTGGGTCTTCCCTAAATACGACCACGTAGCGGTCGGTACCGGGACGATGAAGGTACACAAAGCCTCAATTAAGCAATTACAAGCCGGAATCCGCAAACGGGCGGCCAAGAAGCTAGAAGGCGGCACTATTATTAAAGTAGAAGCTCACCCCATCCCCGAACATCCACGCCCCCGTCGGGTGGTCGGTCGTTGTACGCTAGTAGGCGACGCGGCTGGTTATGTGACCAAATCTTCGGGTGAAGGTATTTATTTCGCGGCCAAATCCGGACGGATGTGTGCAGAAGTTATCGTCGAGCGTTCCGAGCGCGGCGCAAAAATCCCCACCGAAGCCGATCTCAAAGCATATATCAAGCAGTGGGACAAAGCTTATGGCTTGACTTACACGGTGTTGGATATTCTTCAACGGGTATTCTACCGCTCCGATGCTACTCGCGAAGCGTTTGTCGAAATGTGCAGCGATCTCGACGTGCAGAAGCTTACCTTCGATAGCTATCTCTACAAAACTGTAGTCCCTGCTAATCCAATTACTCAGATGAAAATTACCGCTAAAACGATCGGTAGTTTGCTCAGAGGTAATGCGCTAGCTCCCTAG
- a CDS encoding VOC family protein → MTCEFDHLFICTDLGASVAARLVALGLVEGSANTHPGQGTANRRFFFDNAMLELLWVDNEAAAYSPPIARTRLWERWLNRTNGACPFGICLRPVPSEEGSVAFSSWAYHPPYLPTTVAIAVGTNSENLTEPMLFQISFGQRPDGYIAQKAQPLNHPLGIREITRVELVTPYADRLSPELQTLVETDRIELRSGTEYIIELGFDGEGKGQQLDLRSELPLILSW, encoded by the coding sequence ATGACCTGTGAATTCGACCATTTATTTATTTGTACCGATCTGGGGGCTAGTGTTGCCGCTCGATTGGTCGCATTGGGATTGGTGGAAGGATCGGCAAATACCCATCCAGGGCAAGGGACAGCCAATCGACGATTCTTTTTTGACAATGCCATGTTGGAATTGTTGTGGGTGGACAATGAGGCGGCGGCGTATTCTCCACCAATTGCGCGGACTCGGCTGTGGGAGCGATGGCTGAACCGAACCAATGGTGCGTGCCCATTTGGTATTTGTCTGCGTCCAGTGCCAAGTGAGGAGGGTTCGGTCGCATTTTCGAGTTGGGCATATCATCCACCTTATTTACCTACAACTGTGGCGATTGCGGTAGGGACAAACAGCGAGAACTTAACCGAACCGATGCTGTTCCAAATTTCCTTCGGGCAACGTCCAGATGGCTACATAGCGCAAAAGGCACAGCCGTTGAATCATCCCCTGGGCATCCGCGAAATTACACGAGTAGAATTAGTCACTCCCTATGCAGATCGTCTTTCCCCAGAATTACAAACACTCGTCGAGACCGATCGAATCGAGCTACGATCGGGTACGGAATATATCATCGAGCTGGGATTTGATGGTGAAGGGAAGGGACAACAGCTAGATCTACGATCGGAATTGCCACTGATTTTGAGTTGGTAG
- a CDS encoding tRNA dihydrouridine synthase yields MKAPLESTAPLTALAPMQDVTDVCFMNAIAAYGCPDYFFTEYFRVHPDSSVDKYILRSITENTTGRPVFAQILGEHIPDLVRIARLLMQYPIAGIDLNMGCPAPRVYRKNVGGGLLKDPDKIDRILGELRAAVDGKLTVKMRIGFEDTSQFDRVLDLIDRHDIDLLSLHGRTVKQMYHGSVDYDLIAHAVKRLRCPVFANGNVSSAASAMAVLSQTQAAGVTIGRAAIRNPWIFRQIREAVAGKEISIVTLAQVREYIDRLHQMQLDKSVPEKSRVSHLKMYLNFIGQSVDAAGVFLRDMRKAQTEAELFGVCDRELLDRAGGIFAPEPYVGLIARPSCEA; encoded by the coding sequence ATGAAAGCCCCCCTGGAATCGACAGCTCCATTGACAGCATTAGCACCGATGCAGGATGTGACAGATGTCTGCTTTATGAATGCGATCGCTGCCTATGGCTGTCCCGACTACTTTTTTACCGAATATTTTCGGGTACATCCCGACTCTAGCGTCGATAAATATATTCTCAGATCGATTACCGAAAATACCACAGGTCGTCCGGTATTCGCGCAGATACTTGGCGAACATATTCCCGATCTCGTCAGGATCGCGCGGTTGCTGATGCAGTACCCAATTGCTGGGATCGATCTCAATATGGGTTGTCCCGCACCGCGAGTTTATCGCAAGAATGTTGGCGGCGGACTGCTTAAAGATCCCGATAAGATCGATCGAATATTAGGCGAATTGCGCGCGGCTGTAGATGGCAAATTAACCGTCAAAATGCGGATTGGCTTTGAAGATACCAGCCAATTCGATCGAGTACTAGATTTAATCGATCGACACGATATCGACCTCCTGAGTTTGCACGGTCGGACAGTCAAACAAATGTATCATGGCAGTGTCGATTACGATCTCATCGCCCATGCGGTGAAACGATTGCGTTGTCCGGTATTTGCTAATGGGAATGTCAGTTCGGCAGCGTCCGCAATGGCGGTGCTGTCTCAAACCCAAGCAGCAGGAGTAACGATCGGACGCGCCGCGATCCGCAATCCCTGGATTTTTAGACAGATTCGTGAGGCGGTGGCGGGAAAGGAGATTTCGATCGTCACACTAGCTCAGGTACGAGAGTATATCGATCGATTGCATCAGATGCAACTCGATAAATCTGTACCCGAAAAATCGCGCGTCAGCCATCTCAAAATGTATCTCAATTTCATCGGGCAAAGCGTCGATGCGGCAGGTGTCTTCCTTAGAGATATGCGGAAAGCGCAGACAGAAGCCGAACTATTCGGTGTCTGCGATCGAGAATTACTCGATCGAGCTGGTGGTATATTTGCGCCAGAACCGTATGTAGGATTAATCGCTCGTCCTAGTTGCGAAGCTTAG
- a CDS encoding macro domain-containing protein gives MKLILTAVDESLAEAWTKFCGDLDFVTVHHGSILDVDCDAVVSPANSYGFMDGGIDGVYMWHFGDDIQIRVRRQIFDRHHGEILVGQADVVATENVRIPYLIFAPTMRVPMNLQDTVNPYLAARAIFLLVKDGVFKSGEYTGQKISSRIETIALPGLGTGVGNVCFETCARQVRSAIDDIILEGYRMPKSWAEASERHQLLYTKDPTRLQY, from the coding sequence ATGAAATTAATCTTGACTGCTGTAGACGAATCATTAGCCGAAGCTTGGACTAAATTTTGCGGCGATCTGGATTTTGTGACTGTCCATCATGGCTCGATTCTTGATGTTGATTGCGATGCGGTGGTCAGTCCAGCTAATAGTTATGGCTTCATGGATGGGGGCATCGATGGAGTGTATATGTGGCACTTTGGCGACGATATTCAAATCCGCGTCCGTCGCCAAATTTTCGATCGTCATCATGGCGAAATTTTAGTCGGACAAGCAGACGTTGTGGCTACTGAAAATGTCAGAATTCCTTATCTAATTTTTGCACCGACGATGCGCGTACCGATGAATCTTCAAGATACCGTCAATCCTTATTTGGCAGCGCGGGCAATTTTTTTGTTAGTCAAAGATGGTGTATTTAAATCGGGCGAATATACAGGCCAAAAAATCTCATCACGGATTGAAACGATCGCTCTACCAGGATTAGGTACCGGAGTTGGCAACGTGTGTTTCGAGACTTGCGCGCGTCAAGTGCGATCGGCGATCGATGACATTATTTTAGAAGGATATCGGATGCCAAAATCGTGGGCAGAAGCATCGGAACGACACCAACTTTTGTATACCAAAGATCCTACCAGACTTCAGTATTAA
- a CDS encoding leucine-rich repeat domain-containing protein, with protein MKNLNSIAIAIIVIILLSACQTNADRNRSTPTTFLEWCERKNEFSADIQRTLESVIIDVRNRNWFRISSDCKIVSDKLASQKKLSIDGRKISDLRPLASLTNLTSLSLRFNDELADLQPLSSLKNLEELYLDDNKIVDVRPLANLPKLKNLSLTKGVYSKEVIDIRPLANLVNLRNLNLYNNQMTSLQDLSNLVNLQTLGVSASKVSDLTPLSKLRNLQVLVLPGNKIRDITPLAKLTKLKKIDLLNNQVTNIQSLSKLKSLTSLRLYGNPLTDRRCPLAKADMCEI; from the coding sequence ATGAAAAATTTAAATTCGATCGCGATCGCGATTATAGTTATCATCTTACTTTCAGCTTGCCAAACAAATGCAGATCGAAATCGATCGACACCTACAACTTTTCTAGAATGGTGCGAACGCAAAAATGAATTCTCTGCTGACATTCAACGAACGCTCGAATCAGTCATAATTGACGTTCGGAATAGAAATTGGTTTCGGATATCCAGTGACTGTAAAATTGTCAGCGATAAACTGGCATCACAAAAGAAACTCAGTATCGATGGTCGTAAAATCTCCGATCTCAGACCATTAGCTAGCCTCACCAATCTCACTAGTTTATCGCTCAGATTCAATGACGAACTTGCCGATCTTCAGCCATTGTCAAGTCTGAAGAATCTTGAAGAGCTTTATTTAGATGACAATAAAATCGTCGATGTTCGGCCATTAGCCAACCTTCCTAAATTGAAGAATCTCAGCCTGACTAAGGGTGTTTATAGCAAAGAAGTTATCGATATTCGACCGCTGGCTAATCTTGTCAATCTGAGAAATTTGAATTTATACAATAACCAAATGACCAGTCTCCAAGATCTCAGCAATCTAGTAAACTTGCAAACTCTCGGCGTGTCGGCTAGCAAAGTCTCTGACTTGACTCCATTATCAAAACTTAGAAACCTCCAAGTGCTCGTTTTACCAGGCAATAAAATTAGGGACATCACACCATTAGCCAAGCTCACCAAGCTTAAAAAAATCGATCTACTCAACAATCAAGTTACTAATATCCAGAGCCTATCCAAGCTCAAATCGCTAACTTCCCTCCGTTTATACGGAAATCCTTTAACCGATCGTCGTTGTCCGCTAGCCAAAGCGGATATGTGTGAAATTTAA
- a CDS encoding DUF1190 domain-containing protein, which produces MTKQEDEPRDLQPRKINRNVVYISLAIAAFFALPVAIFIAANGDMTEEEANEPIDLVFYQTTEQCEADTKKQQDEYAASLKKYQAEKDRPGQITPPPTAPMLQTKDCAAQMQAAQEAHNKTAPVYASLADCQAEGVKCETTPAGAPTAGYQPSYGGTYIDPYSSNYTVINTGNTHHRVYETHTVYQSNTPGRLVTSYGREIAQTATGRVTAPRHTSFTAPTRPAGVSGAGTIRGRSSQGFGSSFKSTGRGGK; this is translated from the coding sequence ATGACCAAACAAGAAGATGAACCCAGAGATCTACAACCACGGAAAATTAACCGGAATGTAGTTTACATAAGTTTAGCGATCGCTGCCTTTTTCGCACTTCCAGTTGCCATTTTCATCGCCGCTAATGGAGATATGACGGAGGAAGAAGCTAACGAACCGATCGATCTCGTGTTCTACCAAACCACCGAACAGTGCGAAGCTGACACTAAAAAGCAGCAAGATGAATATGCAGCGTCGCTCAAAAAATATCAAGCTGAAAAAGATCGACCCGGACAAATAACGCCGCCGCCCACCGCGCCGATGCTCCAGACCAAAGACTGCGCCGCCCAAATGCAAGCAGCCCAAGAAGCGCACAACAAGACTGCGCCTGTTTATGCTTCGCTTGCCGATTGCCAAGCCGAAGGCGTCAAATGCGAAACGACTCCCGCTGGCGCGCCGACTGCTGGATATCAACCCAGCTATGGCGGTACCTATATCGACCCTTACAGCTCTAATTATACTGTCATCAATACTGGTAACACTCACCATCGAGTCTACGAAACTCATACTGTTTATCAGAGTAATACTCCCGGTCGGCTTGTCACCTCTTACGGTCGCGAGATCGCCCAAACAGCTACAGGTAGGGTCACAGCTCCCCGACACACTAGCTTTACCGCGCCCACCCGTCCGGCTGGAGTATCTGGTGCTGGTACGATTAGAGGGCGCAGTTCTCAAGGCTTTGGTTCCTCATTCAAGAGTACGGGTAGAGGAGGCAAGTAA
- a CDS encoding glutathionylspermidine synthase family protein, translating into MRAIKIVRRPNWQQHIQENAYQVDALSDVHQKYWVEALPQPFAIEFDCQEETAIAEATELLWAMCVEFLDWFFTELNAGDVDRRLTALQIRPEYWQAIKNSWERTEPVEDLSLGARFDLAVTTDGQIKLLEINGETPLLGAETVYQWNWFVDYMHNYQRGKYPLPSDASQFNEFWEAIAGQWRRIVAGYNLKQYGISFLVDENLEEDLEMAMQLIQILQDEVDPNIYTQIVYLRGLKDERGQEIQRGLGIDDDGYFVDHINDRIPILWKMYDWSDLQNDMAKVGTTQALTARLETGEVKILEPLWKQVLSNKGALAMMWERFKDTDYRQYLLATYLDTDNSYESTQLLLGMHVRKPMLGLEGVAVSIESGFGSLEQKESFGYGSEGFIIQEYIELPQAFGYYYAIGSWSIDGEAAGIIIRGDTSKITGRHCLIIPHIVSDNGLYIPE; encoded by the coding sequence ATGAGAGCGATAAAAATAGTGCGTCGTCCTAATTGGCAGCAGCATATCCAAGAGAATGCCTACCAAGTTGATGCTTTAAGCGATGTCCATCAAAAATACTGGGTTGAAGCTCTCCCCCAACCCTTCGCCATCGAATTCGATTGTCAGGAGGAAACGGCAATCGCTGAAGCCACTGAGCTTCTGTGGGCAATGTGTGTCGAATTTCTCGATTGGTTTTTTACCGAGCTAAATGCAGGTGATGTCGATCGACGCTTGACGGCACTCCAGATTCGACCGGAATATTGGCAAGCCATTAAAAATAGCTGGGAGCGCACCGAGCCAGTCGAGGACTTATCGCTCGGCGCGCGCTTCGATCTGGCTGTCACTACCGATGGACAGATTAAACTCCTCGAAATCAATGGCGAAACCCCGCTCCTCGGTGCGGAAACAGTCTACCAATGGAACTGGTTTGTGGACTACATGCACAACTACCAGCGGGGGAAATACCCATTGCCGAGCGATGCCAGCCAGTTTAACGAATTTTGGGAGGCGATCGCGGGTCAATGGCGGCGAATTGTCGCAGGCTACAATCTCAAACAGTATGGGATCTCCTTTCTAGTCGATGAAAATCTCGAAGAAGATTTAGAAATGGCGATGCAGTTAATTCAAATTCTGCAAGATGAAGTCGATCCGAATATTTATACCCAAATCGTCTATCTACGCGGTCTCAAAGACGAGCGCGGCCAAGAGATCCAGCGCGGATTGGGAATCGATGATGACGGCTACTTTGTAGACCATATCAACGATCGCATTCCCATACTCTGGAAGATGTATGATTGGTCGGATCTCCAAAATGACATGGCCAAGGTTGGTACGACTCAAGCTCTCACCGCGCGATTGGAAACAGGCGAAGTTAAGATTCTCGAACCTTTGTGGAAGCAAGTTCTGTCTAATAAAGGCGCGCTAGCGATGATGTGGGAGCGGTTTAAAGATACCGACTATCGTCAATATCTGTTGGCAACCTATCTCGATACCGATAACTCTTATGAATCCACACAATTGCTGTTAGGAATGCACGTCAGAAAGCCCATGTTGGGGCTAGAAGGCGTTGCAGTCTCGATCGAAAGTGGATTTGGTTCCCTAGAGCAAAAAGAGTCGTTTGGCTATGGATCAGAGGGGTTTATCATCCAGGAGTATATCGAACTACCCCAAGCCTTTGGCTATTATTATGCGATTGGCAGTTGGTCGATCGATGGCGAAGCCGCAGGGATAATTATTCGGGGCGACACTTCCAAAATTACCGGACGACACTGTTTAATTATTCCCCACATCGTCTCTGACAATGGTTTATACATTCCAGAGTGA
- a CDS encoding TetR family transcriptional regulator has product MPSSRNLTRQKIIQAAIELFASQGVNETTTKQIAELAQVNEVTLFRQFGNKHGLLLAVIEDADVFAQLGQSLTTELPPASSLAEMLRAYATTCLQALEQTPAVIRSLVGESGQYSTENRQGLGRSFDRANRRVAKYLKTNIGESQSELQLPIEQLTSLLHTLLFGYATIELTSEFHGLWRDRSDFLDRVVALFVTGAVAENSRQLTATNVPENRIIQQDLPESIVHQILQQAKKHSLQTYALVYVLFGAGLSANEIISLTRSNHLSSSDRQLLQITHGAARQVPVNQWILGKRYGSYLKNPLTQWLRSRKDSHPSLFINSDGNALTEADLHQLWQQSNSELLAPTGEPPTIQQAQATWCVEMLIRGLSIEAMQVLTGWETSQLEPYVLRAKELTVLAQAFNVDTSQRSHG; this is encoded by the coding sequence ATGCCATCTTCCCGCAATCTGACCCGTCAAAAAATTATCCAGGCAGCGATCGAATTATTTGCCAGCCAGGGGGTAAATGAGACGACTACTAAGCAGATTGCCGAACTAGCACAGGTGAATGAAGTCACCTTATTTCGCCAATTTGGGAATAAACATGGGCTATTGCTCGCCGTAATTGAAGATGCCGATGTGTTCGCGCAATTGGGACAAAGTTTGACAACCGAATTGCCGCCAGCGAGTAGTTTGGCAGAAATGCTTAGAGCCTATGCCACTACCTGCCTCCAAGCATTAGAACAAACTCCCGCTGTAATTCGATCGCTCGTGGGTGAGTCGGGGCAATATTCCACCGAAAATCGTCAAGGATTGGGACGCAGTTTCGATCGCGCCAATCGTCGCGTCGCTAAGTATTTAAAAACCAATATCGGCGAATCTCAATCCGAGTTGCAACTACCGATCGAGCAATTAACCAGCTTATTGCATACATTATTGTTCGGCTATGCCACGATCGAATTAACTAGTGAATTTCATGGCTTGTGGCGCGATCGATCCGATTTTCTCGATCGAGTGGTAGCATTATTTGTCACTGGTGCAGTGGCTGAAAATAGCCGTCAATTAACTGCAACTAATGTGCCCGAAAATCGGATAATTCAGCAAGATTTACCCGAATCAATTGTCCATCAAATCCTTCAGCAAGCCAAAAAACATAGTCTGCAAACTTACGCACTGGTTTATGTATTATTTGGCGCGGGGTTGAGCGCAAACGAGATTATCTCCTTAACTCGATCGAATCATCTCAGTAGTAGCGATCGCCAATTATTGCAAATAACTCACGGTGCAGCGCGTCAAGTCCCTGTCAATCAATGGATTCTGGGCAAACGCTATGGCTCGTATCTCAAAAATCCCCTCACACAATGGCTCAGAAGCCGTAAAGATAGTCATCCATCTCTATTCATCAATTCAGATGGAAACGCCTTAACTGAAGCAGATTTGCACCAACTGTGGCAACAATCCAACAGCGAACTATTAGCACCCACAGGCGAACCACCAACGATCCAACAAGCTCAAGCGACTTGGTGTGTAGAGATGCTAATCAGAGGATTGTCGATCGAAGCCATGCAAGTATTAACCGGATGGGAAACAAGTCAACTCGAACCTTATGTGCTTCGAGCTAAAGAGTTAACGGTGTTAGCACAAGCATTTAATGTCGATACTTCACAACGTTCTCATGGTTAA